GGCTCGGGTCCGTTCACTTCTCCCGTGCAGGCAGGTAATCACGCGCAAGCCGTGTGTCACAAGGACGTTACCAACAATATGTCCCATATCGCCGGGACTTAGAAGTCCAACAGTTTGTAATGGCATAGTCTTTTTCCTTTTTAGGTTGTTAATAGATCATGTGTTGTTTCAGCAATCTGTTCGATAAATCAGAGAGATCTATTACCGCGGTAGTTTGAGTGTTTAAGGTGTTATGGATAACCCCAAGATTGCGGACACGAGCAATATTGACTCGAAATTGATCAATCGCTACTTGCATAAGTTGTTAGCCCGATAATTTTATCCGCAAGTTCTGAAAAAATCTGCTGAAAACTATCCCTTGATTTGAGTGTAATTTCCTCGACTCTACCGGCCTGACCAATCTGTTCAGGGGTCAGCGCAAAAACAGGGGTTTGGTGGTCTTGCGATTTGGCAATCAGCGTATTGAAGTCGGGGATAGTTGCCAAGCAGAAGTCTGCCTCCACACTTTCCCCCTTATAGACCTGATCCGGTAACATCATTCCAATTTTGTGTAATTCGGAAACCAGTTTTGAGGAGACAGTGGTGTTGATCTCATCTATCCATTTTTGAAAGCCGACAGTGGGTGCACCACCTCGTGGGCGATAATTTTGAATGATTACGCCTAGGATTTTGGAGTGACTTTTGGGAATGGATAAGCCGCAGTCTGAAGGATTGGTAAGGTATAGGCTTTCTCAGCCCATGCGTACCAGTTCGGTAACACTGTTGCTAAAGATTCTATCGCCATCACTTGAATCCAAGCACGATTCCTGTTAAGTTGCATTGGGGATCGGCATCCACCAGAATAACCCTCTTCCCTTTTGAGGCTAACATCCAGCCCAGGTTAAATGTCGTTGTTGTCTTGCTCACGCCACCCTTGTGATTAAAAAGTGCGATTCGTTGAGCCATTGTGCATCCCTCATTTTGGTCTTTTAAGATTTGTCGAGTATCTACTGTAATTTCAAACCTTTTTCCCATTCCGAGCGGAGGAGACCGTACAGATACATATCATAGCGTCTCCCATCCCGCTGTAGGTGTTCCCGATGCACACCTTCACGCTGAAAGCCCAATTTTTCATACAGCGCGATAGCGCGTTCGTTGTAGCTAAACACCGTGAGTTGTACGCGATGCAAATTGAGTTCGTCAAAGGCAAATTGGAGCAGAAGTTGCATAGCTTCGTATCCGTAGCCTTTTCCCCGGTGTTTTGCTTCCCCAATGGCGATACTTACGCCGCTCACCCGATGCGTCCACAGGATTCCGTCGAGTTCAACATAGCCAATCAGTTCATCGTTACTAAGGGCGCGAATGGCAAAAAGAAAAGTATCGGTTGATTTATGCGTATCGTCTAGCCATTGAGTCAACGCTGCCTCAGTTTTAGGAGAAGCGGGGAGCGCGTCAAATAGTCGCAAAAAGTCGGGGTTCTGATGCCATTGGACAATGGTTGGGAGGTCGCTTTGCGTTAACGCTGTGAGCCGGACTCGACTACCGCGCAAAAGCGTCGAAGAGGTCATGCCTAGTATTCCTAACGGATGGCTCGCGGCACGTTGTCAATTGCGTCTTTTAGACGGTTCGTTGGCAGGTGAGCGTTAAGCGAATTCCGTCTCATCATCTGTGTTCTCAGCTGCCCCTTCAGTCGCTTCAGCGTCTGTTTGATCGGATGTGTCATCGGGATCGCTTGACTGTTTTGCTTCCTGCGGTTCGAGCAGTGTTGTAGGTATAAACAGCGTCTCATCGGAATCGCTTGGCTGTTCCGTTTCTTCGTCTTGTTGTTCTGTCTCATTATCAACTGTTTCAGGTGTATAGTCGAGGGGGCTAGACTGCGCTTCTTCCTGCCCTTCTGACCGACTCTCAGCATTGCTGAGCATTGTCATGAGCCCTTCAAGGCGTTCGCGGACTTCCGCTTTCTCTTTATCTACTTCAAGGCGTTCCTGTTCACGCTCATTCCGGATCACTGTAATTTCCGCTTCAAAATGGTTTAGTTCAGCGTTCCGTTGTTCGAGGTTTTGAATCTGTACATCCCGTTGGTCCAACTCATTCCGGAGTTGATTATTTTCAGCTTCAAGGGCTAATTTCTCTTCCCTGAGACGGCTGATAGTATCAATGGCACGTTCAACACGTTCTTCCAGCAATGTAAGCACATTTTCACGCAAATCTTCAAGCATGTAAACCTCCTGTTTTCTGTTTGATTAATGGTTTTGGATAGCGTACTGCTAAGGGAGTCAGAATTGTCTTGCTATCTTTCGCTCTCTAGCAGATTTTCAAGTCCAACTGTCCGGGCATAATGGAACAGGTACTGCTGGGCGTAACCGAGATGCTCCCCAAAATAGTCTTCGGCAAACTGACGTATCTCACGAATTGAGGCTTTCCGTTTAAGATAGAGCTGCTCTATAATCCGTTTCACCCACACATCGATGGGCAGGGCTTGACCATGCCCTAACGAAAATAGGCAGATGCAGTCGGCGACTTTCTCACCGATTCCTTTGAACTCCATCAACTCTTGTTTCGCGTCGACATAAGGCATACTTGTCAGAAGCTCGGGATCGAATTCTCCTGCTGCGATAGTCGATGAAACCGTCCACAGATACGGGGCGCGATATCCCAGTCCGCAATCGTACAACGTCTCAACGCCGGCTTCGGCGAGGGCTTGGGGTGTTGGGAAAGAGTAATCAACCAAGTCATCAAGCGCAATTTTTTCGCCAAATCGCGTGGAGATTGTGCGGATAATCCCCTTAATCCGGGGCACGTTATTATTCTGAGACAAGATAAACGATGCGAGACACTCCCACACCTCTTGGTTCAAAATTCGCATCCCCCGGAACGTTTCAATCGAGCGGTGGATGAACGGATCAATGTCGACAGCGTCTAAGATCGCCGATAGATCCCGATTTAGGTCCAAGTAGTGGCGGAGGAAGACTTCCAATCGATCTGCTGCTTCATCAGCCGAACTTTCCACAACCAGCGTCTGATTTTCCTGACGTATCTTCAGCTGCCTGCCCTCGACAACGCCGTAATACCAGCCGTTGATCGGCTGCCAGCGGAATGATTGCCCACACTCCAACGTATGCTTCAGATTGAAATCGGTGACAGGTTCAATTCGGATA
This genomic interval from Candidatus Poribacteria bacterium contains the following:
- a CDS encoding DNA-3-methyladenine glycosylase 2 family protein, yielding MECGQSFRWQPINGWYYGVVEGRQLKIRQENQTLVVESSADEAADRLEVFLRHYLDLNRDLSAILDAVDIDPFIHRSIETFRGMRILNQEVWECLASFILSQNNNVPRIKGIIRTISTRFGEKIALDDLVDYSFPTPQALAEAGVETLYDCGLGYRAPYLWTVSSTIAAGEFDPELLTSMPYVDAKQELMEFKGIGEKVADCICLFSLGHGQALPIDVWVKRIIEQLYLKRKASIREIRQFAEDYFGEHLGYAQQYLFHYARTVGLENLLESER
- a CDS encoding ParA family protein; protein product: MAQRIALFNHKGGVSKTTTTFNLGWMLASKGKRVILVDADPQCNLTGIVLGFK
- a CDS encoding GNAT family N-acetyltransferase produces the protein MTSSTLLRGSRVRLTALTQSDLPTIVQWHQNPDFLRLFDALPASPKTEAALTQWLDDTHKSTDTFLFAIRALSNDELIGYVELDGILWTHRVSGVSIAIGEAKHRGKGYGYEAMQLLLQFAFDELNLHRVQLTVFSYNERAIALYEKLGFQREGVHREHLQRDGRRYDMYLYGLLRSEWEKGLKLQ